In a single window of the Rhineura floridana isolate rRhiFlo1 chromosome 3, rRhiFlo1.hap2, whole genome shotgun sequence genome:
- the SMAGP gene encoding small cell adhesion glycoprotein isoform X2 gives MAAVPTPPPPTEKLLTSPFMKKMNTPTSQEDINVAVIGVVTLIIIYLYKNKGSYRTYEQPEPDPEGSVQMEDLPCKGEKEEYFI, from the exons ATGGCAGCTGttccaacaccaccaccacccacag AAAAGTTACTGACCAGCCCATTTATGAAGAAGATGAATACACCGACTTCACAAGAAGACATCAATGTGGCTGTCATAGGAG TTGTCACGCTGATCATCATTTACCTGTACAAGAATAAAGGCAGCTACCGCACCTATGAGCAACCTGAACCAGATCCAGAGGGGTCAGTCCAGATGGAGGACCTTCCCTGTAAAGGCGAAAAGGAAGAATATTTTATATAG
- the SMAGP gene encoding small cell adhesion glycoprotein isoform X1: protein MAAVPTPPPPTEKLLTSPFMKKMNTPTSQEDINVAVIGAVIAVVFITLLSVVTLIIIYLYKNKGSYRTYEQPEPDPEGSVQMEDLPCKGEKEEYFI, encoded by the exons ATGGCAGCTGttccaacaccaccaccacccacag AAAAGTTACTGACCAGCCCATTTATGAAGAAGATGAATACACCGACTTCACAAGAAGACATCAATGTGGCTGTCATAGGAG ctgtcATCGCTGTGGTTTTCATCACTCTCCTTTCAGTTGTCACGCTGATCATCATTTACCTGTACAAGAATAAAGGCAGCTACCGCACCTATGAGCAACCTGAACCAGATCCAGAGGGGTCAGTCCAGATGGAGGACCTTCCCTGTAAAGGCGAAAAGGAAGAATATTTTATATAG